A stretch of Carnobacterium iners DNA encodes these proteins:
- the hpf gene encoding ribosome hibernation-promoting factor, HPF/YfiA family — MFKYNVRGENIEVTAAIRSYVEKKVGKIERYFTDVPESTAHVNLKTYSDKTAKVEVTIPLPYLVLRAEETSPDLYGSVDLVVDKLERQMRKYKTKINRKSREKGFEMRVPAGELLDENLEDELENDINIVRTKRLSLKPMDSEEAVLQMNMLGHNFFIFEDAETNGTSIVYTRKDGKYGLIETDLN; from the coding sequence ATGTTTAAATATAATGTCCGTGGTGAAAATATTGAGGTAACAGCAGCAATTCGTAGTTATGTCGAGAAAAAAGTAGGCAAAATTGAACGTTACTTTACAGATGTGCCTGAATCTACAGCACATGTTAACCTAAAAACGTATTCAGATAAAACTGCGAAAGTGGAGGTAACAATCCCGCTTCCTTATCTTGTATTACGTGCGGAAGAAACCTCACCTGATTTATATGGAAGTGTAGATCTAGTCGTTGATAAACTAGAAAGACAAATGCGTAAATACAAAACCAAGATTAACCGTAAGTCACGTGAAAAAGGTTTTGAGATGCGTGTCCCAGCTGGAGAGTTATTAGATGAAAATCTTGAAGATGAGCTTGAGAATGATATCAACATTGTCAGAACAAAGCGTTTGTCACTGAAACCAATGGATAGTGAAGAAGCTGTTTTACAGATGAATATGTTAGGTCACAACTTCTTTATCTTCGAAGATGCTGAAACGAATGGAACTAGCATTGTCTATACTCGTAAAGATGGAAAATATGGTTTAATCGAAACAGATTTAAATTAG
- a CDS encoding glucosamine-6-phosphate deaminase — METIIVKSPIEGGKKAFELIKEGMQQDAKVLGLATGSTPIALYNEMTESDLDFTAMTAINLDEYFGLSADNNQSYHYFMHEQLFAKKPFKETFVPDGLANEATEPARYDKIIEEHPIDIQILGIGTNGHIGFNEPGTPFDSTTRKVALTESTIESNKRNFETAEEVPRFAYSMGIKSILSAKKIILMAFGEEKAEAIKNTLNGPMTTDVPASALQKHPNVVVILDEAAAKLL; from the coding sequence GTGGAAACAATCATTGTGAAAAGTCCTATTGAAGGCGGCAAGAAAGCATTTGAATTAATTAAAGAAGGCATGCAACAAGATGCTAAAGTTTTAGGATTAGCAACTGGAAGCACACCAATAGCTTTATATAATGAAATGACTGAAAGCGACTTAGATTTTACAGCTATGACTGCTATTAATTTAGATGAGTACTTTGGCTTATCTGCAGACAATAACCAAAGCTACCATTATTTTATGCACGAACAACTTTTTGCAAAAAAACCGTTTAAAGAGACATTTGTTCCTGATGGCTTAGCAAACGAAGCAACTGAACCAGCTCGTTACGATAAGATTATTGAAGAGCATCCTATTGATATCCAAATATTAGGAATTGGAACAAATGGTCATATTGGTTTTAATGAACCAGGAACACCGTTTGATTCAACAACGCGTAAGGTAGCCTTAACTGAATCAACAATCGAATCAAATAAACGTAATTTTGAAACAGCAGAAGAAGTACCACGTTTTGCTTATTCAATGGGAATAAAAAGTATTTTATCTGCTAAAAAGATTATCTTAATGGCATTTGGTGAAGAAAAAGCAGAAGCCATTAAGAATACACTTAATGGTCCTATGACGACTGACGTACCTGCAAGTGCATTACAAAAGCACCCAAATGTAGTAGTCATTTTGGATGAAGCAGCAGCTAAATTACTTTAA
- a CDS encoding LCP family protein yields the protein MKNKKYTQLNTRRSSRKKKSKIILWLLVPLMVIILVATVYFAKLYATAQKAVDLSYHTLEREKKIEINPLNETTSILLMGIDDNKSRDIGSARADSLIYLTIDPNEHTVNMVSIPRDTYTTIIYEEQLYEKDKINSAYSKGEEQATIESVENLLNVPIHYYVTFNFDAFLEIIDALGGIEVDVPITFSEQNAEGMMDQIYLEKGLQTLNGEEALALARTRKIDNDVKRGERQQLLIQAITKKALKVGSIAKYSDAITAVGENMRTDIRFKDMLGIAQTGLDGKYEFESYVFDWTDFELNGASMVEVYPDSLDFISHRLRVSLGLDATDERDEPDYTFQTNSLSNYYSN from the coding sequence TTGAAAAACAAAAAATACACACAGTTAAATACCCGTCGCTCTTCTAGAAAAAAGAAATCTAAAATTATTTTATGGTTATTAGTACCACTAATGGTCATCATCTTAGTCGCAACTGTTTATTTCGCTAAGTTATATGCAACAGCTCAAAAAGCCGTTGACTTGTCTTACCATACTCTTGAACGAGAAAAGAAAATTGAAATTAATCCCTTAAATGAAACAACCTCTATTTTACTAATGGGAATTGACGATAATAAAAGTCGAGATATAGGCAGTGCTCGAGCAGATTCTTTAATTTATCTGACTATTGATCCAAACGAACATACTGTTAACATGGTTAGTATTCCTCGTGATACTTATACAACTATTATTTATGAAGAACAACTGTATGAAAAGGATAAAATTAATTCTGCTTATTCCAAAGGGGAAGAACAAGCTACGATAGAATCTGTGGAGAATCTTCTAAATGTTCCTATCCATTATTATGTAACCTTTAACTTTGATGCTTTCCTAGAAATTATTGATGCGTTAGGTGGCATAGAAGTAGATGTTCCCATTACATTCTCTGAACAAAATGCAGAAGGAATGATGGATCAAATCTATCTTGAAAAAGGTTTGCAAACCCTTAACGGTGAAGAAGCTTTAGCTTTAGCTAGGACCAGAAAAATTGACAATGATGTCAAGCGCGGAGAAAGGCAACAATTGCTCATCCAGGCGATTACTAAAAAAGCTTTAAAAGTTGGGTCAATCGCAAAATATTCTGACGCGATTACAGCTGTTGGTGAAAATATGCGGACCGATATTCGCTTCAAAGATATGTTAGGTATTGCTCAAACAGGACTTGATGGAAAATATGAATTTGAAAGTTACGTTTTTGATTGGACTGATTTCGAGTTAAATGGTGCTAGCATGGTCGAAGTTTATCCAGATAGTTTAGATTTTATTAGTCACCGATTAAGAGTGTCATTAGGACTAGACGCTACTGATGAACGTGATGAACCAGACTATACTTTCCAAACAAATAGCTTATCTAATTATTACAGCAACTAA
- a CDS encoding MraY family glycosyltransferase: MFIVILTCIATAIFSLILTPLVRKFALKIRAVDEPGERRVNLKEVPTLGGLAIYISFFFSLFFLLPIPFWQVMPIFLGATVVLLTGVIDDLIELTPKMKMVGITLAALIIYFVADIRLDSITLPFIGIWTIGVFSLPVTVIWILAITNAVNLIDGLDGLATGVSMIALTTMGIIGYFFLTVENAVVSIMIFVLVAALAGFLPYNFFPARIFLGDTGALFLGFMIAVMSLQGLKNATLITLIIPVVILGIPITDTVYAMIRRYLNKKPISSADKMHLHHQMMALGLTHRQTVLAIYCLAAIFSVIALMYPVSTLWGSVFLTIGSLFGLELFVESIGLVGKDSKPFLNRIRKFAKNLNKKE, encoded by the coding sequence ATGTTTATCGTTATTCTTACTTGTATAGCAACCGCCATTTTTTCTTTAATACTGACTCCTTTGGTCAGAAAATTTGCCTTGAAAATCAGAGCAGTTGATGAACCTGGTGAAAGAAGAGTAAATCTAAAAGAGGTTCCAACTTTAGGTGGATTAGCTATTTATATTTCTTTCTTTTTTTCTCTTTTCTTTCTATTGCCAATTCCTTTTTGGCAAGTTATGCCTATTTTTTTAGGAGCTACAGTTGTATTATTGACGGGTGTGATTGACGACTTAATAGAATTGACTCCAAAAATGAAAATGGTTGGGATAACTTTAGCAGCCTTGATTATTTATTTTGTGGCGGATATCAGATTAGATAGTATTACGCTCCCTTTTATAGGCATATGGACAATTGGTGTTTTTAGTTTACCCGTTACTGTAATTTGGATTTTAGCAATTACAAATGCAGTGAATCTAATCGATGGATTAGATGGACTAGCAACTGGTGTATCTATGATTGCTTTGACAACGATGGGAATTATTGGTTATTTTTTCTTAACCGTTGAAAATGCTGTAGTATCGATTATGATTTTTGTTCTAGTTGCTGCTTTAGCAGGGTTTTTACCTTATAATTTTTTTCCAGCTCGAATCTTTTTAGGAGATACAGGTGCACTATTTTTAGGATTTATGATTGCTGTCATGTCTTTGCAAGGCCTTAAGAATGCAACGTTGATTACATTGATTATTCCGGTTGTCATTTTGGGTATTCCGATCACAGACACAGTCTATGCTATGATTAGGCGCTACCTAAACAAAAAGCCCATATCAAGTGCTGATAAAATGCATTTACACCATCAAATGATGGCTTTAGGCCTAACTCATCGTCAAACAGTTCTAGCTATTTATTGTTTAGCAGCGATTTTTTCAGTTATTGCGCTAATGTATCCAGTCTCTACCTTGTGGGGATCAGTTTTCTTAACGATCGGCTCACTTTTTGGTTTGGAATTATTTGTTGAATCGATTGGATTAGTCGGTAAGGATAGTAAACCCTTTTTAAACAGGATAAGAAAGTTTGCAAAAAATCTAAATAAAAAAGAATAA
- a CDS encoding GntR family transcriptional regulator, translated as MGKETPIYIQIHNQLRKDIEEGVWEIGDRIPSERDLALKFNVSRMTLRQAVQTLVDEGILERKVGSGTYVSSKKVQESMAGVASFTDIMLSQGKTPTSKTISYHVKPASLSEAEKLNLPEETLVLRMERIRYADGVPICFEVATIPYDIIGHLTKIEITRSLYKALENEIGLHVGKAEQTISAMPASEKIADYLAIKRGDAILRLKQISYTTEGKPFEYVRTQYSGERFEFYLEKNQ; from the coding sequence ATGGGAAAGGAAACACCAATCTACATTCAAATTCACAATCAATTACGCAAGGATATTGAAGAAGGTGTCTGGGAAATTGGCGATCGGATTCCCTCTGAAAGAGATCTTGCCCTTAAATTCAATGTTAGTCGAATGACACTAAGACAGGCTGTTCAAACATTAGTAGATGAAGGGATTTTAGAACGAAAAGTAGGTTCTGGTACCTATGTATCTAGTAAAAAAGTTCAAGAATCAATGGCTGGAGTTGCTAGTTTTACAGATATCATGTTGTCGCAAGGCAAAACGCCAACAAGTAAGACGATTTCATACCACGTGAAGCCGGCTAGTTTAAGTGAAGCTGAAAAATTAAATTTACCTGAAGAAACGCTGGTTTTACGTATGGAACGAATTCGTTACGCAGATGGGGTTCCCATCTGCTTTGAAGTAGCGACGATTCCATACGACATCATCGGACATTTAACTAAAATAGAGATTACTCGTTCACTTTATAAAGCCTTAGAAAATGAAATAGGACTACATGTAGGGAAAGCAGAACAAACGATTTCAGCTATGCCTGCATCGGAAAAGATTGCTGATTATTTAGCGATTAAACGTGGCGATGCTATTTTAAGATTAAAACAAATTAGTTACACAACAGAAGGTAAGCCATTTGAATACGTTAGAACACAATATTCAGGTGAACGCTTTGAATTCTATCTTGAAAAAAATCAGTAA
- a CDS encoding ISLre2 family transposase, with translation MDNIISKLYEIIKESSDLIATEESIQLYMYEVFTELLGDIFIHVNQTIKEQKQQEGWKVKREDWKTVQFIFGPVRYRRTLMADQENQNHYPLDEWLGIRKYQRHSPLVEVKVAELASKCTYRDTAETLKEWTAVAMSHQTVGSLLKRVGEAQAREDEEMVIELEESAALPEGKKVDYFYAEADGVFVRGTTKKKSLEVHHALVYEGWQKNGKRVSLKEPKAIMTTKKTAGFWAEVQAFTATHYALQHAQIITNSDGGPGYTADKFQETFSQSNYPVLNQLDAYHIFQGLNRAFGVQSNLFKQNIHQALKKHDLEALTIWLDTYESTLEETQAVEKLTSFRTYLLRNWDRIFDWREKVEQVPKDARGLGAMESNQRHISYRMKKRGMHWSEVGCEAMVKVKQGILNQTLRKAYLHQQTRSTRQQRKVKQTVRVSSLMHQKTRQSVGAKKGTIPLYAPHSSAMGQLIKSFR, from the coding sequence ATGGATAACATTATATCAAAATTATACGAAATAATAAAGGAATCAAGCGATTTAATTGCTACAGAAGAATCTATTCAGCTTTATATGTATGAAGTATTTACGGAATTATTAGGAGATATATTTATACACGTAAACCAAACGATTAAGGAACAAAAGCAACAAGAAGGATGGAAAGTAAAGCGAGAAGATTGGAAAACAGTCCAATTTATTTTTGGGCCTGTCCGTTACCGTCGTACTTTAATGGCAGATCAAGAGAATCAAAATCATTATCCATTAGATGAGTGGTTGGGGATTAGAAAATACCAACGTCATAGTCCACTCGTAGAAGTCAAAGTAGCAGAGTTAGCCAGTAAGTGTACCTATCGGGACACCGCTGAAACACTGAAAGAATGGACAGCAGTAGCGATGAGCCATCAAACAGTAGGCAGCCTCCTTAAACGAGTGGGAGAAGCACAAGCGCGTGAAGACGAAGAAATGGTGATTGAGCTAGAAGAGTCAGCAGCGTTACCAGAAGGAAAAAAAGTCGATTATTTCTATGCCGAAGCAGATGGTGTATTTGTCCGTGGGACAACAAAGAAAAAAAGTTTAGAGGTTCATCATGCACTTGTTTATGAAGGCTGGCAGAAAAATGGAAAGAGAGTCTCCTTGAAGGAGCCTAAAGCCATTATGACGACTAAAAAGACGGCTGGTTTTTGGGCAGAAGTACAAGCTTTTACAGCGACTCATTACGCGTTACAACACGCTCAAATCATTACCAATAGCGATGGTGGACCAGGCTATACCGCAGATAAATTCCAAGAAACTTTTTCGCAGTCGAATTATCCCGTGTTGAATCAATTAGACGCTTATCACATCTTTCAAGGCCTGAACCGTGCTTTTGGTGTACAAAGTAATCTCTTTAAACAGAACATTCATCAAGCGCTTAAAAAACATGATTTAGAGGCCCTAACGATCTGGTTGGACACTTATGAAAGTACCTTAGAAGAAACACAAGCAGTAGAAAAACTGACTAGTTTTCGAACTTATCTTTTAAGAAATTGGGATCGGATTTTTGATTGGCGAGAAAAAGTAGAACAAGTACCGAAGGATGCCAGAGGTTTAGGCGCAATGGAATCGAATCAACGCCATATTTCTTATCGGATGAAAAAACGTGGAATGCATTGGAGCGAAGTCGGTTGTGAAGCCATGGTGAAAGTGAAACAAGGGATCTTAAATCAAACGTTACGTAAAGCATATCTTCACCAGCAAACTAGAAGTACAAGACAACAACGTAAGGTGAAACAAACCGTTCGTGTATCGTCTTTAATGCATCAAAAGACGCGTCAGTCAGTTGGGGCAAAGAAAGGAACGATTCCGTTGTATGCCCCTCATTCTTCAGCAATGGGGCAGTTAATTAAAAGTTTTCGATAA
- a CDS encoding DEAD/DEAH box helicase, with translation MLEISGREVLIGELTAPLEKDSTITQIEGFKKVNGQLQCSRCGTSDRKKRQIAPCTCGKECYYCVNCLQMGKIKRCSILYTAKEQNRFASLKEPVLTWEGELSKQQKEASIAIVETIKMGGERLIWAVAGAGKTEMIFKGIELALQAKKRVCIASPRVDVCLELAPRLKNAFEQVSLAVLYGGSDESYCYTQLVIATTHQLLRFNQAFDVLIIDEIDAFPFDVDQALQYAAKKAKKKQGALIFLSATPNKKMQRAIQQKKLNATMLPARYHGYRLPEPKLIWCGDWQKKINQQKKISVFFDYLKKSLDKKRRALIFLPNIILMQKLARQLEHCFPDSVFTTVYAQDLERKEKIIGMRQEKYDFLLTTTILERGVTFKDIDVIVLGAEDRTFTESALVQIAGRAGRHKDFPNGAVLFFYYGKTRALKGSVHQIKKMNRLAMERGLVGRC, from the coding sequence GTGCTAGAAATAAGTGGACGGGAAGTTTTAATAGGAGAGTTAACAGCCCCCTTAGAAAAAGATTCAACTATTACTCAAATCGAAGGGTTTAAAAAAGTAAATGGACAACTTCAATGTAGTCGCTGCGGAACAAGCGACCGCAAAAAAAGGCAAATCGCTCCTTGTACTTGTGGAAAAGAGTGTTATTATTGCGTCAATTGTTTGCAGATGGGCAAAATTAAACGCTGCAGCATCTTATACACAGCTAAAGAGCAAAACCGTTTCGCTTCTCTAAAGGAACCCGTACTAACTTGGGAAGGTGAATTGTCAAAACAACAAAAAGAAGCATCAATAGCTATTGTAGAAACAATAAAAATGGGTGGAGAACGGTTAATTTGGGCTGTCGCAGGTGCGGGGAAAACAGAGATGATCTTCAAAGGAATAGAGCTAGCCTTACAAGCTAAGAAAAGAGTTTGTATTGCTTCCCCACGTGTTGATGTTTGTTTGGAATTAGCTCCACGTTTAAAAAATGCTTTTGAACAGGTTTCATTAGCTGTTTTATATGGTGGCTCTGATGAATCCTATTGTTATACGCAACTGGTTATTGCGACAACTCATCAGTTGTTAAGATTTAATCAAGCTTTTGATGTGTTAATCATCGATGAAATTGATGCCTTTCCATTTGATGTAGACCAAGCGTTACAATATGCCGCTAAAAAAGCTAAGAAAAAACAAGGTGCACTCATTTTTTTATCTGCTACACCTAATAAAAAGATGCAACGAGCGATTCAACAAAAAAAGTTGAATGCGACTATGCTTCCTGCACGTTATCATGGTTATCGATTACCTGAGCCTAAATTAATCTGGTGCGGGGATTGGCAAAAGAAAATCAATCAACAGAAAAAAATTAGTGTTTTCTTTGATTATTTAAAAAAGAGTTTGGATAAAAAAAGAAGGGCGCTTATTTTTTTACCTAATATTATCTTAATGCAAAAACTAGCTCGACAACTAGAACACTGTTTTCCTGATTCGGTTTTTACGACCGTATACGCACAAGACCTAGAAAGAAAAGAAAAAATTATAGGAATGCGTCAAGAAAAATACGATTTCCTTCTAACAACGACTATTTTAGAAAGAGGCGTGACCTTTAAGGATATTGATGTCATTGTTTTAGGAGCAGAAGATCGGACATTTACAGAGTCTGCTTTAGTTCAGATTGCTGGTAGAGCAGGACGACATAAAGATTTTCCAAATGGAGCTGTCTTATTTTTTTATTATGGAAAAACAAGAGCACTAAAGGGGTCCGTTCACCAAATCAAAAAAATGAATCGCTTAGCAATGGAAAGGGGACTGGTTGGAAGATGCTAA
- a CDS encoding LCP family protein has product MPLNHLNEQIKTKKRKKTIILLLVMFILAGFVYVTYLLLSANSFLNTIQGTKLPETTLNVDEKIVLTNKDPFSVLLLGVDKRPGDVGRSDSIMVATINPETNDVRLLSIPRDTRVTLPSGKIDKINASYAYGGIPLTVETVENLLQIPIHYYAQINMQGLVVLVDALEGITVNSPLEFDVQDINDVEGNIHIDKGIQELNGNQALGYARMRYEDPQGDWGRQKRQREVVNEIIDETISLKSLTNFSTIFRAVGPNVETNFSSRDLWAIATNYANAADHVETLQLEGQEAYEYFPSYGQDVFVWQTDDVKLAELQQELQTHLSLEQDTQTDSTDLDSSSDNLR; this is encoded by the coding sequence ATGCCATTAAATCATTTAAACGAGCAAATAAAGACGAAAAAACGAAAAAAAACAATCATCCTCCTCTTAGTTATGTTCATCTTAGCAGGCTTTGTCTATGTAACGTATCTTTTACTTTCAGCGAATAGTTTTTTAAATACTATTCAAGGAACTAAACTACCTGAAACTACTTTGAATGTTGATGAAAAAATTGTACTGACGAATAAGGACCCTTTCTCCGTCTTACTTCTAGGTGTTGATAAACGACCAGGGGATGTGGGACGTTCTGATTCTATCATGGTTGCTACAATTAATCCAGAAACTAATGATGTCCGATTGCTTTCCATTCCTCGTGATACCCGCGTTACTTTACCAAGTGGAAAGATTGATAAAATTAATGCCAGTTATGCGTATGGCGGTATTCCACTAACCGTTGAAACAGTTGAAAATCTTTTACAAATCCCAATCCATTATTATGCTCAAATCAATATGCAAGGTCTTGTTGTGTTAGTTGATGCTTTGGAAGGCATTACCGTCAACTCTCCTTTAGAGTTTGACGTTCAAGATATTAACGATGTTGAAGGAAACATTCATATTGACAAAGGTATCCAAGAACTAAATGGCAATCAAGCTCTAGGCTATGCACGAATGAGATATGAAGACCCGCAAGGCGATTGGGGAAGACAAAAGCGCCAACGCGAAGTCGTTAATGAAATTATAGATGAAACGATTTCACTCAAAAGTTTAACCAACTTCAGTACTATTTTTAGAGCAGTCGGACCAAATGTTGAAACAAACTTTAGTAGCCGCGACTTATGGGCTATTGCAACCAATTACGCTAATGCTGCTGACCACGTTGAAACCTTGCAACTAGAAGGCCAAGAAGCCTACGAGTACTTCCCTTCCTATGGGCAAGATGTCTTTGTCTGGCAAACGGATGACGTTAAACTTGCTGAGTTGCAGCAAGAACTTCAAACACATTTAAGTTTAGAGCAAGATACTCAAACGGATTCAACTGATTTAGATTCTAGTTCGGATAATCTTCGTTAG
- a CDS encoding ComF family protein, with amino-acid sequence MLTCLCCGKQETEKMLLTDIVYFKKIVSANRCQMCHSKLVRLANEPTCLGCCRIKQDENDSCLDCVKWKQLYPKYAFSHTALFQYNLFLKEWLENFKYKGDYRLAKLFNQELTEYFNMKNQKNKQYIPIPISQTSMKLRGFNQVEELLASAGIPFHPALIHVGTGEKQSSKNRKERMESKQPFKLDENYCSQLKNQQIILIDDVYTTGRTLFHAAELLQQIGVATIETFSIAR; translated from the coding sequence ATGCTAACTTGTTTATGCTGTGGCAAACAAGAAACTGAAAAAATGCTTTTAACAGATATCGTGTATTTTAAGAAGATAGTATCAGCCAATCGTTGTCAAATGTGTCATTCAAAGTTAGTAAGATTAGCGAATGAACCTACTTGTCTTGGTTGTTGTCGAATAAAACAAGACGAAAACGACTCGTGTCTTGACTGTGTCAAGTGGAAACAGCTATACCCGAAGTATGCGTTCAGTCATACTGCGTTATTTCAATACAATCTTTTTTTAAAAGAGTGGTTAGAAAACTTTAAATACAAAGGCGATTATCGACTAGCTAAGTTATTCAATCAAGAACTGACGGAGTACTTTAATATGAAAAACCAAAAAAATAAACAGTATATTCCGATTCCTATCAGTCAAACGAGTATGAAATTACGTGGATTTAATCAAGTAGAAGAGTTGCTAGCATCTGCTGGTATTCCATTTCACCCAGCCTTAATTCATGTAGGAACAGGAGAAAAGCAATCAAGCAAAAATCGCAAAGAACGTATGGAATCCAAACAGCCTTTTAAGTTAGATGAGAACTACTGCAGTCAGCTAAAGAATCAACAAATTATTTTAATAGATGATGTCTATACAACTGGACGTACGTTATTTCATGCAGCTGAGCTATTGCAGCAAATAGGTGTTGCAACGATTGAAACGTTCTCAATTGCTAGATAA
- a CDS encoding YigZ family protein, whose amino-acid sequence MLKHYYTIARDGVVETEIKKSRFICHLKRVANEAEAQEYIQLIKKEHWKANHNCVAYLIGDQNDIQRAYDDGEPSGTAGVPMLEVLKKQELKYVIAVVTRYFGGIKLGAGGLIRAYGKSVSTALDEIGLVSRALQVQITVTASYPASGKLENNLKESPYTLLDILYTENVAFICSVDEEKVKAFKKELTNWLNGQVQFEEGEKSYQESKQLS is encoded by the coding sequence ATGCTCAAACACTATTACACAATTGCAAGAGACGGAGTTGTTGAAACGGAAATAAAAAAATCACGCTTTATCTGTCACTTGAAAAGAGTAGCCAATGAAGCAGAAGCACAAGAATACATACAATTAATTAAAAAAGAGCACTGGAAGGCCAATCATAATTGTGTTGCCTACTTAATCGGCGATCAAAACGATATCCAACGTGCTTATGATGATGGTGAACCTAGTGGAACAGCTGGAGTACCCATGCTTGAAGTCCTAAAAAAACAAGAACTTAAGTATGTCATTGCAGTGGTTACTCGTTATTTTGGTGGAATAAAATTAGGAGCAGGCGGACTGATTCGCGCTTATGGAAAGTCCGTCAGCACAGCTTTAGATGAAATTGGTCTGGTTTCAAGAGCTTTACAGGTTCAAATAACTGTAACCGCTAGTTATCCGGCTTCTGGAAAATTAGAAAATAATCTTAAAGAATCTCCATATACACTTCTAGATATTCTTTACACAGAAAATGTTGCCTTTATTTGTTCAGTTGATGAAGAAAAAGTTAAAGCCTTCAAAAAAGAACTAACAAATTGGTTAAACGGACAAGTTCAGTTCGAAGAAGGTGAGAAAAGTTACCAAGAATCAAAACAGTTAAGTTAA
- a CDS encoding DegV family protein, whose protein sequence is MKIAIVTDSTSYLTEKQYEQNSIYMLPLSVIMDNTAYLEEIEIGNEEFFEKITDMEALPTSSQPTTGQIITLFNELAKEYDVIISIHLSSGISGTYANIVSVGDMMKTITVYPFDSELSCAAQGYYVLEAARLAKNGYTVEEIFQVLSNMRKTIKAYFLVDDLNHLVRGGRLSNGSAVIGSLLKIKPILFFENKQIVVFEKIRTTKKALKRIEHLLAEDLSKGYPIVATIIQCNAKEQAANWEEQLREDYPTVRFETSYFGPVIGTHLGKGALGMTWVEDQTKIETILSKQ, encoded by the coding sequence TTGAAAATTGCAATCGTTACAGACAGTACGTCGTATCTGACTGAAAAACAATATGAACAAAATTCAATCTATATGTTACCACTTTCAGTTATCATGGATAATACTGCTTACTTAGAAGAGATTGAAATTGGAAATGAAGAATTTTTTGAAAAAATAACCGATATGGAAGCTTTACCGACTAGTTCTCAGCCAACCACTGGGCAAATTATCACATTGTTTAATGAGCTCGCAAAAGAGTATGACGTTATTATAAGCATTCACTTATCGAGTGGAATTAGTGGTACGTACGCTAATATAGTGAGTGTAGGGGATATGATGAAAACAATTACTGTTTATCCATTTGATTCTGAACTAAGTTGTGCTGCACAAGGTTATTACGTTTTAGAGGCTGCCAGGCTTGCTAAGAATGGCTATACAGTTGAAGAAATCTTTCAAGTTTTATCCAATATGCGTAAAACAATAAAAGCTTATTTCTTAGTTGATGATTTGAATCACTTAGTACGGGGTGGACGACTGTCCAATGGCTCAGCAGTTATTGGTTCATTGTTAAAAATCAAACCAATTTTATTTTTTGAAAACAAACAAATTGTTGTCTTTGAAAAAATTAGAACAACAAAAAAAGCATTGAAGCGTATTGAACACCTTTTAGCAGAGGATTTATCGAAAGGTTATCCAATTGTGGCAACTATCATTCAATGCAATGCAAAAGAGCAAGCAGCGAACTGGGAAGAACAATTGAGAGAAGATTATCCAACGGTGAGATTTGAAACTAGTTATTTTGGCCCAGTCATTGGTACACACTTAGGCAAGGGAGCACTAGGAATGACTTGGGTAGAAGACCAAACAAAGATAGAAACAATTTTAAGCAAACAATAA